The following nucleotide sequence is from Solanum dulcamara chromosome 7, daSolDulc1.2, whole genome shotgun sequence.
atatgagaaagcaaataacaaataacgcaaataacgaaagcgacacatataagatagagtaatcaaagtatagagagtaatagaaagataatgacagaagtcagagcacaagaaattatagtgcgctaatgcgcttactaatacggaagaataacgagattatgtactagtcttctaccctaatatgggtcctccacaacctcctatctaaggtcatgtcctcggtaagctgtaactgcgccatgtcctgtcaattacctctccccaatatttcttcggcctacccctacgtcttctgaaaccatccatgaccaacctctcacacctccgcactgagCATCTGtatctctcctcttcacatgtccaaaccatctcagtcgcatttccatATCTTGGTTttcaccgaggccactcctaacttgtcccgaatagcctcatttctaatcttatcgctcctggtatgcccacacatccatatcaacattctcatctcggctactttcatcttttgaacgtaaAAAACCTTAACTGGCTAATACttcgccccatataacatagtcggtctaaccatCACTTTATAAAGCTTGTCCTTAAGTTGcggtggcaccttcttatcacatagcCAGCTGAAATTTGATCtgatataaaaattcaaaaccaTAATAACCAAACTGAAAATTTTACACAAGCACACTTGAAagagtcaattttttttacttacaTAAACCAAAACACTTTCCATTCATTGCTGGAACTGGACGGACGCTTTCTCAAGTGACGTCTCTGAGCCACTGCTCTAATATATGCTAAACTCTACTATTCCTCTCTACTGTACGTACTCATacacacaaaaataataataataattacagtACCAAACGGGAAATACGACAACGTTTCCTATTCCCGCTATCTCTTCACTTTCAAAATAgtattgatgattttcatatgCTCCATCTGTTCAATTCCTCGGAAGAAGCTCTTGCCAGATCTTCGCTACCTTTTGCCACTGAGCTGTAACATCTCTTGCAGTGAAGTATAGCGCCTTGGATTCCGTCATTTTGCTCCTGCAGAAGTGAATCGTCACGGCGATTTAACGGCGACGATGAAGCTCCGGCGAAGGTAGACGCCGCCGATCGGCTTTTCCCTAGGGGTTTGCGAACAGATCCGAATGAAGAAACTCGTTTCTCCTCTGACGCTTTTCTGGGTGAAGACATTGATTGTGCAGACGGAGAAGACAATGGTGATACACTAATTTTATCAGTGTACCTTTTCGAAGCTCTGGCATACAATGGCTTCATCAATTTTAAGTACTTAGGCACATCGACTCTTACAAATTTCTTCAACGAATCGTCAACGGAAAGCTCCTCCACCTCCCCCTTCTCGTTCTGCAGTTTGCTTCTTAAACTGTTGTCTCTGGTAAATACAGGGCGGCTTACCGGAGCCTCTTCCACCTTGCATTTCAGCGCAAAGCGCTTGCTCTCTGCCTTGAGAGCCAGTTTCTGTGTTTGAATCTTCGGACTGGCCGGAGAAGAATCGACAATGCCTACCTTCTCCAGCTTCGTTTTCCTTAAGCCGAAAAAGAAGACCCGGAACTTAGGAGCCGATCTGAGTATTGAAATCGGAGATTGAGGCTTCGAGTTGGAATTGATTGGAATAGCTTTTGGTTTGAAAAACACATCTCTGGGGGACTCCGGTTCACGGGGACTGTTGAGagaaagagatttggagttgttGTCCAAATTGGGGCCAGTGAAAACCAAATCGAAGAAGGAATCCGCATCGTCGTCAGTTTCTTCATCAGTTTCATTCACCGGGTTACATATGTAGtccaaatcatcaatttcaGAGACTATGTCCCGGCAAGATGCAGTATCAGGGCCGGAATTTCGCCAGAATTTGAGAAGGTTAAAAGCTTCCATTGAGTGTAGATTTGGGGTTATCAAAGAGGGGCAGCTTTAGAGTTGTATTTTAGGTTCTGCTTCGAGAGTTGATGTAAGCTCTTCTctacttgttttttttttttgaaagaggAGAAGTGGGGTGTGGAATAATGAAAAGCTTTGTTGGTTTCATGGTTTTATATAGGGGAAGAAGAGTAGAGTCATCGTCACGTGAGAGGCAcagttttatttgattttaaaaaaatagatagaGGTAATAATTCCTCCATCCATCTTTAATTGTGTATTATTTTAAGATGTTCAATAATAATACttattcaatttataaaattaatgagtaaattattatat
It contains:
- the LOC129895349 gene encoding probable membrane-associated kinase regulator 2, whose product is MEAFNLLKFWRNSGPDTASCRDIVSEIDDLDYICNPVNETDEETDDDADSFFDLVFTGPNLDNNSKSLSLNSPREPESPRDVFFKPKAIPINSNSKPQSPISILRSAPKFRVFFFGLRKTKLEKVGIVDSSPASPKIQTQKLALKAESKRFALKCKVEEAPVSRPVFTRDNSLRSKLQNEKGEVEELSVDDSLKKFVRVDVPKYLKLMKPLYARASKRYTDKISVSPLSSPSAQSMSSPRKASEEKRVSSFGSVRKPLGKSRSAASTFAGASSSPLNRRDDSLLQEQNDGIQGAILHCKRCYSSVAKGSEDLARASSEELNRWSI